GACAACTAGGAGAGTAAAACGTATCCACTCCAGTCTCAAACTAACGttctaaataaaatgttatactTTATAAATTCCGTTAAGAGAAAAAGATTTAGACCATTTAAAGCTTCACCTGAGCAAATTCAATTTAAACTTAATAGATGCCATAATCTTTGTTCAGAGCCTGACCTACTAACCCGGGAGGAGTGTGACTAAAATGATCTCATCCTACGTCAAGGTCCAATCTGTAGGAATTTCCAATTATCTGTTGACAATCTGTAAACATGTCTGATCATGGGAATTAGTTCTAAGGATGGGCTGGACtgttttgggaaaataaaagcactggGAAAACAAAAGATGATCATAGATTCTCAAACTTCTTTTTTGCTTCTAAAAAGGTCCAAAAAATGTTTGCAAGGCAACTAATCTAATCAGAGAAGATTTTACAATTGTGTAGGCTCAGtacaaaacatatttaagtGGTTTAAAAACTGCAAAGAATATAAATTCTACGTAAACTAAACTCATTTTATACCAGTGTACTTAGTGATGCATGGAGCTGAACAAAGTCTTGGCTTAACATGACTAACAAGACCAGAGtcttaatttagattttttttaaacaacaacattgtatTAAAAACATCTGCTTCAAATAAAGCTGTGTACTTCATTTGGGCAAGGATTCTTTAGTGACAGCAACACGATTAGTTTGATGTTTTCCATTCGGCTGTTATTACAACCCTGATCTAAAAATAGGAGGGACAACCTACAATAAGATTAATAACTTTTGTAAGAACCGGTGATATTCGAAAACAAAATACTCACACAGAGTTGAAGAGGTAGGCTCGGCCTTGACTGCCTTGGAACGACTATGAgacacagaagaaaagaaaatcagagAGAAGTAATGATGCACTTGATACTGATATGGATCAAAATCACAATATGATGGCAATTGAAATTTGTCCAGTTTTAACATCCCAAGTCTAAGTTTGAAATATGTGGAGTGttatcaagctgcaccaaagagcacacacactgagatattAGTCCTCTAAGTAGACCTGTTTTTTTCCAATCAAAATCtcaaaaatcaaaaaaacaacaacaagattTAAAGTGGGGGAGGGGGAGTTCCTTCCTGgcacatacacccccccccccgtccaccaTGTTTAGAATAAAAtgagttcagtagtttttgtgtaatcctacaAAACAGACAGACCCAcaggaatgaaaacacaacctccctggCGGAGATAACTGCGTGAGAACCATGGAGGGTTGTGTGAGCCAACTAAAATGAATGATGAACAACACAGGGTGGCAGCAAACTGACCTTAGAGATAAGATCGTCATGGTTGGCCAGATGGGCGCGGCAGTGTACACAACTGTAACGCCGGTGGCAGGAGTCCAGGTAAGCCTGGAACGTCTTGGCCTTCGTCAGCTTCACCATATCTGAGGatgaggacaaggaggaagcaGGATGATGGTCAGTTGTCAACACGTGGATCAGTCATGCTGCCGTGCATAAAACCACTTTTGAGATATATACCAGTTACTCATACATTTAGATCAATCAGGTCGAATTCCTTTTCCATTTTGAGCATTTTCAACAGTGGGTGAGGAATTCCATCttatcagacagacaggttttCTACAACTTTTAAACACATCTGATAAAAGCAGTATGACACTCGCAGGCTTTATCCCCAAATAACCTCACGTCATAAAAGTACTGCTGGAACAACCAGAGGGTTAACTggccaataaaaaaaacagggatgCACATCATAAATCCTTCACCGAGTGTTAAATATAGAATAAATAACAAGAAAATAGAACAAACGATGGGCTGAGCTCATTTCTGCATCATGGATCTTCGTTACGGTTGTTATGTGTGCAGACGGTCATGCTAGCAGATGGGTCGGGGACAGGCACCGTTTATCAGACAGCTTGTTTCCTGGTTCCTAACAGTTTGCACAAACAACCCTCGCTTCGTTAGATGCAATCAGTTAACCCAAATTCAAGCCCTGTCAAAATGTGTGCTGCCACATTTCTGCTCTGTACAACACTGGAGAGCGTCTGTGGTCCTAATGCATGCATTAGCTGCAGGAGACATTAGCTCCTCCccagtgtatctgtgtgtgtgcacgattTTGTTATCttttcaggacattttccagCATCAACACTGAATttgtcaggaccagtggacCAAATGGTGACAAGAGCGCAGCCCTAATGAGGCAAGACATAATTTCCAGAGTTGctggttaaaggttcagtgggacacatttaggtgaaaggggactatttgcataaataaatacaaaataagtgagtttctttaccctagaatgggccctatATTCAgatcatttatatttacataggGAGCGGGgcctctctatggaggcagccatgtttttttttacagttaacCAGACTGGACccactaaacaccttttgagtttttatgacaactgaaggctgccacaggttctccttcgtGTTTGGAAGTGgaggttgaggtgaggggtggtcagctgcaacatgcaacttcaccactagatgtcactaaattcctcacactgaacctttaagcttAAGGTCAAGATGTGAGTCCTGGTTAGGTGACGGTTGGGGATCAGAGTGAATTTGCAGGGTTAAtgctttggtgtgtgtgtgtgtgtttgtttaagttAGCATGATAGCTCCCCAAAGCCACAACAGCAGATTGTCACTACAAGCAAAACCTAATTTCTGAAATCCAGGTTAAGATTAGGTGAAATATatgaattgtggttaggttgAGGTTAGGATTATGCATGGGTTGGTCATGGTTAAAGTTGGGGATCAGGTTTTGTTCAGGCTGTCAACAATGACTGCAAGTCAATGCAATGTCCTAACAAAGAGCTGCGcaaacatgagtgtgtgtgtgtgtgttagctagCACGCTAGCTCCACACAGCCACAACAGAGCAGCTCTGCGGGGTTTCCCTCGGTGTCTGTCCGCTCACCTGAAACAACCGAAGCTCCTCGCGGGCTCCACAGCGGGTTAGAATCACTGACAGCCCGGAACCATGCGGCTACAGCGGGTTATGCGGTCTGCaggaggtgagggggggaggtgggggagtcTCAGTCCCAGTCCCGACAGTCGGCCACGCGTTGTCCGCTCGGACAATGAAGACAACACCGACAAGTCTCCGGCTGTCGCAGCGTCTGTCCCCTGTGTCTGTCCCGGTTCTCGCGGCTGCGATTCCACGGTCTCTTCGTGAACACGGTGGCGGGAGTGTGTCGCTGCTGGcaggctgacagagagacgCGGCCCCGGCGGGAGAGAAAGTGTGGTTTGTTTATGAAAACAGCCAGAGGAGGAAGTCCGGAGACTGCAAAACAAACCCCCCGTCGGCCAATCACAGCCCCCGACTGACCTGTAGGATGTgggtcagccaatcagagggggCCTTACATGAGTCCCGTGTGGCCATTGGCTGTTGGTGCATAATCTTTCCCTGCTGCTGGGGTCTGTGAGGTCTTGTAACTAAAAGTACCGTTACTCAAGTATTGTAgtcaagtacatttactcaagtactgtaCTCAAATACACAGTTGAGGTACATGTACTTAACTTGAGCATTGAcagtttattgaaaacaacatttttttatttatcagttgtttttttacatttattgctgttattttgacattttcaaaacaaaacatttcctaAAAACAAATTGATAATCAAAGTAATAGTTGGAGCCTTAAATATTTGCTCTTTTTACTCCACTGTATTTATGTGACAGCTTTAGTAAGTTGATTTTTGCACACAAAGATATAGGTAAGTACATaacgtgcactcacacacatttactcAATTTGTCAAGTATTTTGACATTGTGATATTTCATTTTCCGAGTGTGTAAACGGTTAATGTTATTCAGCAGAAGAGATTGGTTGCTGTGGTTTCTTGATTTATTTGCATGTGCGCCTTGAGGTTGTGCGTTTGCTCTTCTCtccggggtgtgtgtgtgttttcataaaaCTCCAAGGTCCAAATTCCTGCCCCTGCACCACTTCATCCACCTGAGGCACTTTTTATAAGCCTTAAAACAAAGTCTGTAAATAAAATCCTACCATGTCTTgaaggaaagaaataaaacatcacatttaattgattcatttaatCGTCTCATTACCTGTTGTGTACATTTGTATCTTTGTTTGTAAATTATTGATAAGTTGAGCAGCAAACTATGCCAATTTTCATTACCTCATCATTATCATGGTCTATTtagtcaattaatcaattattaaTCCAGTGAACAAAGTTGTCCAGAGATAGACAGTTTGCAGtcaaagaagagaaagacaaacatgaaCAGTTTCCAATTTTCTCTCATCAGTTAATCAACAAGTCAACTCTGTTGGAAAGTATTTACTTTTTCTGGGGGATAATACCAAAGCCTTTCCCCTCAAAACACTCAGTATTAGtataaagtattttaaagtATCTGCAAGGTGAAATATGAGAATCTCAACTTCCCCAAACGTTGATACCCCCGTGTCCTCAGAGATCTCTGCATTATGTTATATCCCAGACTCTACGATCAGAAAGACCTACTTTTCTCTGCTGGGTCACTTATTCAAACCTTTGCTCTTTGGATCAAAGGCCTTAGTCTGCACTGATCCACTTACAATATATTCCATTAACTCACTCGTCACACTGCAAGGCACAGACAAATAGGTCAGAAAAATACAGCCTTTGTTTCACTAACAGCTTGGTTGATTATTAATGGACTTTGACCTTGGCCTTGGCCTGGGAAAACAAGGACACAGGTGTGGTTACTGCACAAGCACTCCCCAGCTtatatgtgcatatatataGTACATGTGAGACTATTAAACATAGATGCACAACACAATTACAACTCTATACTCAGCTATATTTACGGTTCTTCGAAACATTCTCCCTGAGGGGGTCCGTGTGGCAAACTCTTCCTCTTTTAAATCTCCCTCTATTTCTGATCGTACCGTctatttttaatcatttatatttttatttcttttgcaCTTTCCTAATCCATAACATTTTTACCTCTGTATCTGTGCTCTACCGCTGTGTGATAATCAAATTGCTTTTAAATAGTTTCCTATCGTTTGCTTTTTAACTGTCTTACCTGTAAATCACCTGCAACTGttttgctatataaataaaggtaatcattattattacatggATTATCTCTAGTATCGGTAATTGTATTCTTTCTTTAGTTTAGTGTCTTACCTCATGTTCATCTTCTTTTCAACTTAATACCACAAAAATATGTATAACAGCATAAATCCAAGTGAATTGTCCCACATACTTTATTTCTGAAAATCAGCACTTATTCAAACCAATCACACAAAGTCAGAAAATCACATGTGACACAGTCACAACAAAGTCGTGTTTACTCTCTTATCACGAGAAACTGGATGTTGGATGACACGGCCCAGCTGGTTATACATTCACTCCAGCGCTGGCAGATATACTGCAGAGAAAATCTGTGGCTGTATGTTTGAACATTCTATCACCAACGATTGAGGTACGAGGGTTGAACAGCTCTTTGACCAATATCTTCATGGGTGAGGAAATCAGTCCAacactttcttcttttctctcctcagacGAGCAGCCGAGTGATCGTGACCGGATGTGTTCCCAGGTCAATCCTCACTCCTGTGTCTGCAGAGGTATCGTGACAGAACGGCGGGATAGTCACTCATCACGCCTGTGGCTCCCACGTCAAATGCAGCCTTTATGTCCTCATCTTTattgcacacaaacagatgcacCTGCAATTACAGATATATCAGTCGACCCTAGAGACATAAGACCTTCTTTATCAACTATAtgatagattgtaaataaagatggaggatgaCTCTCCACTTCCGCCCGATATCCATACAAATGAAGCCCAAATATCCCGGACTACAAATAACTCATAAAACAAAACCTattggaaaaatgaaaactcGATAGAGAAGAACTACCGAAAATGAGGGAAACCGTATATGATTTGTACTGTGAGTTATATTTTTGTCCATGTCCCagccattaacatggaggaggcagggtttgtgaCCGATGGtccagccggccaccagggggacaATTGATACACCATGACCTCACTTTAAGGGAGCTTTTATGTTCAGTTGTTGGTCACCACTAATTCGCATGGGACGAGGTCCTCAGCGGCTGACTGAGGTTCGACATGTGACTCAATCGTTCTCATGCTAAAACTATTAGGTGACCACTCATAGGCCTAATGGTGATGGTGACCTCATGGGCTAATGAGGATGACCTCATGGGCTAATGATGGGGGTGATGTCATCCCAGCAGAGATTACTCACATCAGGACCAGAGTGATGCATCACAGACACTCACAGCAGCTGTGGGAGGGTCTGTTTATCTACACAAGAcctgatagatgatagatggatagatagaaagatacaAAGATAGaaagctagatagatagatagatagatagatagatggatggatagatggatagatggatagatagataattctatctatctatagatagatagatagatagatagatagatagatagatagatggatggatggatggatggatggatggatggaatggatggatggatggatagataaatagatagatagattgattgagagacagaccgacagacagacagacagataaacagatagacagatagatagatagatagatagattgattgattgagagacagacagacagacggacagacagacagacagacaggtaaacagatggacagatacacagatagatagatatatagatagatagatattttcTATTTCAACTAGACTTCTAGATTTTTTACGTTTGCACTTCATATGTTAATTATTTATACCTGAATTCCACGGGCAGCCAGGTGTTTAAAAAGACTCCTCCTCATAGTTACTCTGAAATGACAGCACATGGAAATCAATGAATGATTTTGTCAATATACAAACTTCAGAAAAAACTTTAGAGTGTGATGTTGCTGTTTTataatctgctgctgctttgacaCAAGATGTTACAAATCTCTAAAAGAGATAATTTTCCCATCAAAAGTCCTTCTCATTACCAGGTCAGCAGCAAGAAAGGTGCTGCAGTGGATCTTTAAAGGATGTGACTCACTTTTCTATCAGAAAGACGACCAGCCTGTTCCTCAGGATGCGTTTCTCAGGAATGAACGTCCTTCAGCGGCACACCCACAagcacgtacgcacacacacacacacacacacacaaacaaagttaCATATCATATTGTTATATGTTAAATCTCAGATTGAGTGATGAACTGCAGCCATGatgaaacagaggaaaacaaacgtTTAAGCATGAGGGTCAATGATCCACATCTTCTCTATGAGCTAGATTGTGAATTTCAACAATAAAGACCACATTAcgtagtgacacacacacacacaacctcacacttGGACTCAGCCTGCACAGGACACACCTGTTGAAGATGCGTGGCAAGTAGAACTGCAGCAGACTCTCGCCCAGCGGCACAAAGGGCAGCAGGCCGCTGtagaagaggagcagcagctgcaggcctCGGATCAAAGAGAAGCTGTACGGCATGGAGCTGTTCTACGAgggagcagagacacagacaggctaGTGCTGCTGGGACAGAAGCTGGTAGAGATCTTTTAAATGACATGTTGTCTGTGAACTAGTGAAATAACCCTGTAGGAGTAACTCTGTCTCCACCAAGTGGTCGATGTACCGTTCTTTGGCATTCCTTCATGATCCTGGAGTTCACGCTGGCCCAGACCGTGATCTCCTCCCTGTTGTAGTGTCTCACCAGGTCGGACACCTGCCAGCGGACAAAAGGAGCGCACAGATTAAACATGGACCAGGAGATATAAGGTTCAAATCTAGGTCAGTGGATGTGAGACAAGACTAtgcatataaaataatactAGAGCTGCGAATACTTATGGGATAGGCTTGACTAGAAAGTATATAAACCATTTAAAACTGTATATTGATATTCGATACGAGTCTGGCCTGGTTTCACTTTTTTAAGTgaattctttatatttattgataattttctttttattatttgcatgttttgtgTCTGcagatttctttctttaaatataTGATGTTGAAGAAGGACATTAACTTAAATTCCCAAAGATAAAACATGTTGACTTATCAAACAGGTAAAAGACTAATGTTGACGTTTAGTCACAGCGTTGGCTGAGCACCTCTGTGACACTCCTTCATCTAACACTACACATGTTCAGCCTCACACAGCCGGGCCCTCAAACCtgaactaaaactaatatgatCTGATTCATTTCCTAACAGGCACTGCAGAGAGAAAATCTCACCATATGCTACTACTGGATAATTATGAGTATACTAGTTCTATCGCTAACCAAGGTTTAATCTATTTACTTTCAAAGATGCTCTACTGTCAAATTAGAAGTGAGACTCTGCAGATTTGGGCGTTTCTTTCAAATGATTGGGTTAAGTGCATTGCCtgtagtgtttttttatttaacatcagGTGTTCTGTACCTTTTCTATCAGCTGCTTGTTGTTCTCCTTGATCTCCACGCTGACGGGCTTCTCAGGAAACTTCTTGAACACGTCCTCGAGCAGAGAAAACTTCCTGTCCTCCCCGCTGCTGTAGTGACCTGGGGGACCGTGGGGGGTGAGGACACATACCTCCTGATCTGAGCTGTGTTATCAATGATTTAGAATCTAAAGCATGAGAGGAGGAACTCACCTGCATAAAATGTCACCTCCAGTCTCTCCTTATACAAAGGCAAATCCTAAAGGAGATGGAGAAACAGGTATATGGAGAAAGAGAAGGTTAGTTCGTTCGTTAGTTCAGTAGTTAAGAAGTTAGCACAATACTTTTCCTTAGACCTTCCACATGTGAAACTAAACTTTTGCATTGACAGTACTTGTGATTACCATGAAGATACTTTACATCCATGTTTGGATATTTTCTTGTTACATTCTTCTGCTGCAACACAGCTGGACTCAAAACCCAGTCATTAACTTTAAGGTGATTCAATTCTGCGGAAACCAACTACGTTTCTGATGAAGAGCTCCGATAAAGATTCCTGTTAATAGATAACACAAACCTGAGTTGCACAAGGCGTTCAGGCCTCTCAAGTGAGTCAATGTTTGTGTAGACATGCAGCTTTGCAATCAAACCGAAGTATATTTATGAGCTGAACTATCGGAGAAGTTGGGAAACTTATCCTGGTTTCTTATAACGGACCCCTTTCAATGGAAAGATGGTTTGGCTCAAGGCGACCTTCGACCTAGGCAGCACTCCCACGTCCCCCTCACCTGCAGAttgagggaggagatggtgACATCGCGTCCCGTCTGCCTCAGCAGGTTCTCATCATGTGACACCACCACCTGTCCGTCACGTGTCAGGTGACAGTCCAGCTCCAGCATCTGTGTGCCCTGCTCCACCGCACTGCAGACAGATTGCAATTAAACATTTGCAGAAAAATTTCCAATTAACTGGTTTCTTAAAaagctgcaaacaaacaaaggtgTTATAACAGATGAATATGAATCATTCCTTCACAAAGCACAAATCCATTTAGTACGATCCATCATTAAATTGACATTAGAGCAGTTTTGTGAACTCGACGACAACAAGATGCAGATCAGATTTCCAGAGGAAGCCCGAAGCCTCTCAGTTAATCAGACAGCACCCCTGGggcacacacagtcagagagaTGCTGAGCGTATAAACACCGGAAATCCATTATCGAATCATTCCATTATCAGATTCAAGATAAATGACTGGGCTGGAAAAACACTTAATGTCCAGGAATATAAGACAAAATCAGGGAAAACCGATCCTCAGCTGCCAATAGACTTTCTGAAGAGATGTTTCCCTGCAGTCTTCTTTTCACAGAGCGTGGTACTCACTGTGTGAACGCCTCCATGGTGCTTTCTATCCTCTCCCCACATCCTGGAAACCAACAGAGGAGTCAGGGTGGATGGTGGTGGGAGAGGGGCCCCCGCTGATTCAGCCAGGGGCCCCAGGAATACAGTTAATATGCACACACGCTACATCTTTTTACTCCCACTTTTTtcaatttgttgtttttaattacctCCAGAAAAACGTTAATGAtttttgtctgcatttgtttgtttgttatttattactATTATGCAAACACTACTTTGTGGAAGGGGCCAAGGTATGAACCAAAGGAAAAACCCATTATATTTTGGCATGAATTCGGATTAGAGTCAGGAGATCCaggaattttcattttattttaacattttcatagatttctatagagaatttaaatgtggtggaGACTTATTGGCCTGTTTGGTTTCAACTCTTTCAAATGCCATTCCAGTTTGAATAGGATTCATATGGAAGTAAAGGTAATCAGATATTTacattgtctttcttttttaacacacCTTTTGTGGTATtttgtgacaaaaaaaagaagcagattgaaaaccaaacaaatacaaaattgatgaaatgattaaatattgtgtttaaaGTCAATTAAGAATATTTATCAAATAGCTATTTTTCACCTTCATTTCTGAATCAATACTTTTTTCAACTAACAGAAACTGGAAAGTTTAAGCCAAAGCATATCAATTATTAAACATTCTCACTTTGGTTATTTCACCTAGGACATCTTGAATATTCAATGACATCCACCTGTTTGCACAAATCTGATCAGGTTTTGAATCACGCAGCTTTAttatggacccccccccccctcatctctcTTACCTCCTCTGTGTGAGATGTGCGTGCAGTAAAAGGCCGTGCGTTTCTTCCTGTGGAGAATGTGTGggttcttcagcaggtacaaCGAGGTGAGTGTGTATCCTCCCAACGCCGGGAGGACGAAATACAAAAAGCCGCTCATTCTACCAGAAAAAAAATAGGAGCCGGTAAAAGTCTGCAAGATCGCCCCAGTGGATGTTGGACTTGCCCTATCACCTGAGTAAAGCTGTTAAGTGTGACCAATCAGTGACAAACTGCTTTCTTCTTTAGGAGATAAGAAGAAACTGGACGGACAGGTAAGACCGAAGAAATGCGTCCCACGACTGTTTCATCATGCAGCAAGGAATAGAGTCTCGctcctgaagagagagagagagagagagagagagagagagagagagagagagagagagagagagagagagagaggaggcaccTGAAACCTACAGAGCTGTAAAAATCAGTTAATGAAGCACCAGCTCAGAGCCTCACCGCTCTCCCCCCTTCTCACTGGCCTCTCCCCAGCCTGTGGCAATACAATATCATTCTCTTTAAACCGTTTTGTTCGGCAGGAACAAGTGGCTTTGTGTGCgcgtgagtgtttgtgtgtttcccaaGTGGGACACTGCACCTCTGCCAACACTTATcaaggatttattttattctgtctCATTGTTGGCAGTATTGACTTTATGATGCAGAATACAGTGCATCCAATTAGTCTCATGATAATCCTGCAGGTGATGCAAACAGGGGACCAAGGTGCAGATCTATTGTTCTCTGCAGATTTAAGCTGTAGAGAACATTAGTAATGTCATCACTGTCAAAGCAGCAGGTTTCGGAGCCTGCCCATGTTTGACAAAGGCGAAGTGGTAGCATGTGGAGATATGTAAACTCAACCCGGACCCATGAGGCCAGAAATATGACAACAACACTTGTACACATGCTTTCTATACATCCAGCTCTACGTCAGCAGAGTGTAGCACTGTGTTGTTCTGCTTCAATAACAAAGCTGACATGTGTCAAAGCTGCAAAAGGTCGAGCTGCTCTCAAATGCTGCAACGAGCTGGTTTCTACCAGAACACACAAATCTATTCACTGTGGCACAAAGTGACTTTATACCATTATCTCCCATTTGCAGGTGACGGATGTGCAGCTCCGGGTCATTCTTTATAAAATGTTCTTCATGCTTACAAGGTTTTCCTTTCCTGTCTCATTGCTGTCACTCAACGAAGTCTGTGGGAATGTCAGGCAGGGAGAAGCCGTGCTCAGACATGTTGTGAAGTAAGATGGTAAAAGTCGTACAGGACGGAGAGCAGGTTGACATCTATCACAGTTAGATATCTGTTCCCACCACTCTGAGTTTCCTGTTTTAAACTGGTTTCTAatgtttaatctttttttaattcctgaGATTGCGCAAAGGcatattaatattttctcaaaTTTAATAACCAATTTAACTTTAAATCATCATCAGTGACACAGGCTAGGGTAGGTGACATAGAGGAAAACATGGCTTGTAATTAGTGGCTTCTTTTAACACTGTTCTGAAATATGTAAGGAGAATGAAAAGAGCTTTTTGGGAACACAGCTGAAAAAGTCTGCGGAATGTGCATAGCAACAGACATTTGCTTTTCTCACATACTGCACATCCCCCCTGGATGATTTAAGGATCAGTGCACGgctcagtgcacgtctgaaagcagcaataacaaaaaatgtaaagctTGTACCTTCGGACTCTGGTAGGAAAGGCCAGCGGCGGTCCGTAGCTTTCTTATTAAACTAAACTATTTGATGTCAGGTcagacatatttatttttttaataaagattcactgcaatttattattattacctagGTTAGTGGAGAATTAGAATGTGCAAGGGGTAAACTTAGCTCCCTGGGGTTTGAATATAAAAGACTGTGAATCATAGcagataataaaacaacataatcaCTAGAGtccaaaaaaaacatccacagaGATGTAACAGTATCAGgaaatttttatttaattatatgtatataattCTGTTTCTTTGTTAATCGTTTAATTCATAATACCCATAGAATATACAGACTATAACCCTCAATAATAACTCATATCTCTTTGACAATCTACTTATatcttcttttaaaataatttcttgTAAGATcttggagaaataaaaaaaacaaaaacaaaacagcctaGGTTTCCGAAAGATTGAAAACACTGCCAATAGTCAAGCCCGTAAGAGAAACAAGGaagaagaaatacaaataaaaacatcctaataataaaaaaaagaaaagattaaacTTTAACTCccttttatgtaaaaaaaaaaaaaaaagaaagaaagaaaaatacaacaactCACCAATATAACGACAATAGCAATAATAAGAACAgccatttaaaacaacaatatctgCAAACAGGCCTCATGACAGACGGGCCTTTAGACTTGTTGATACTGTGTGAATGTATGCGGTGTGTTTAAGTGCAACTTTTCACACTGATACACTCCTCAGGCGaagagaggaagtgtgtgtgtgagagagtgtgtctgtgtgtgtgtgtgtgtgattgcaaCAACGTGGTCCTCTCAGTTCATTCCTACAGTTACCCAGTGAGATGTTTGTTCTGGTGGCAGGTCggagggagagaaacaaaacaaaaaacaaaaagcaagcaGGTCCTGTTTGACTGGTGAACAACTGTACAGAagaaaaatgcagagaaaatatCTGTGCGACTGTTCTTTGtggggaaagaagaagaaacaaaaaaaaaaaacagtcgcACAGATGCAAAAGCAAAGAGCTGCAGGGAGAGGGCCCAAGCTGCGAGGAGAAAATACacaccaccaacacacacactacacaaaaAGAGCCTTGGCTTTATGTTACTGAgaagcaaaaatacaaatacttttacaCGGACATAAATTACAGCAGACAGTCCATGcgtcttaacacacacacacacacacactgcaggtgaAACTTAAAGCTGGATGAGCAGGAT
Above is a genomic segment from Pleuronectes platessa chromosome 16, fPlePla1.1, whole genome shotgun sequence containing:
- the gdpd3a gene encoding lysophospholipase D GDPD3a; this encodes MSGFLYFVLPALGGYTLTSLYLLKNPHILHRKKRTAFYCTHISHRGGCGERIESTMEAFTHAVEQGTQMLELDCHLTRDGQVVVSHDENLLRQTGRDVTISSLNLQDLPLYKERLEVTFYAGHYSSGEDRKFSLLEDVFKKFPEKPVSVEIKENNKQLIEKVSDLVRHYNREEITVWASVNSRIMKECQRTNSSMPYSFSLIRGLQLLLLFYSGLLPFVPLGESLLQFYLPRIFNRTFIPEKRILRNRLVVFLIEKVTMRRSLFKHLAARGIQVHLFVCNKDEDIKAAFDVGATGVMSDYPAVLSRYLCRHRSED